Proteins encoded in a region of the Methanofollis tationis genome:
- a CDS encoding metallophosphoesterase family protein, translated as MANPPRASRRPLRFVHAADIHLGSRVSPPPGMELETAADLIDATYAAWRSIIDLCIREEVDFLLIAGDIYESADGNIRAQLQFKEGLNRLKQNNITAYIVHGNHDPDDAWSRSIAMPENAVIFSSLEPEVFIHHDSKNKPRAAIVGMSFASAHIRENLAERFPRRDKKWPYTIGLLHCSVGGGQGHEPYAPCTIQDLRQCGYDYWALGHIHQPTVLDNGDSHIVYAGNPQGRDMGETGERGCRLVTVGADGAVEVEVVRTGGYLWQEIEIDTGECGDLGDLEERIRHELSVVSERAGCAIIGRIILTGATALHHDLVAGDGAAALAGRFIEDPPIGRYPVHPERIICRTLPVVEREAVRARDDVLGEICRQSDAAFEDTEVRDYLKEQLSSISSSTARPYLSEPDDGEVDTIIREAEALLLSWLSEGGRP; from the coding sequence ATGGCCAATCCCCCCCGGGCCTCTCGCCGCCCCCTTCGCTTTGTGCATGCCGCCGACATCCACCTCGGAAGCCGGGTCTCGCCCCCCCCTGGTATGGAACTGGAGACCGCCGCCGACCTTATCGATGCTACCTATGCCGCCTGGAGATCGATCATCGACCTCTGTATCAGGGAAGAGGTTGACTTCCTGCTGATCGCAGGCGACATCTACGAGAGTGCAGACGGCAACATCCGGGCGCAGCTCCAGTTCAAAGAGGGGCTCAATCGGCTCAAACAGAACAACATCACCGCATATATCGTTCACGGAAACCATGATCCCGACGACGCATGGTCTAGATCGATTGCCATGCCAGAGAATGCCGTCATCTTCTCCTCCCTGGAACCGGAGGTCTTCATCCATCATGATTCGAAAAATAAACCCCGTGCGGCGATAGTGGGGATGAGTTTTGCATCCGCCCACATCCGCGAGAACCTTGCCGAACGCTTTCCCCGCCGGGACAAGAAATGGCCCTATACGATCGGTCTTCTCCATTGCAGCGTCGGAGGCGGGCAGGGGCACGAACCCTATGCCCCGTGCACCATCCAGGACCTCAGGCAGTGCGGCTATGACTACTGGGCCCTGGGGCACATCCATCAGCCCACCGTCCTCGATAATGGTGACTCCCATATCGTCTACGCAGGCAACCCCCAAGGGCGAGATATGGGGGAGACCGGCGAACGTGGCTGCCGTCTTGTGACAGTCGGTGCCGACGGCGCCGTCGAGGTCGAGGTGGTGAGGACCGGAGGATACCTCTGGCAGGAGATCGAGATCGATACGGGAGAGTGCGGGGACCTCGGGGATCTGGAGGAGCGTATCAGGCACGAACTCTCCGTCGTCTCCGAGAGGGCGGGGTGTGCGATCATCGGCCGGATCATCCTCACCGGGGCGACGGCACTTCACCACGACCTGGTGGCAGGGGACGGTGCCGCCGCCCTTGCCGGCCGTTTCATCGAAGATCCTCCGATCGGGAGGTACCCGGTGCATCCGGAACGGATCATCTGCCGCACCCTCCCGGTCGTCGAGCGTGAGGCGGTGCGTGCCCGCGACGATGTGCTGGGGGAGATCTGCAGACAGAGCGATGCGGCATTTGAGGACACGGAGGTGCGGGACTACCTGAAAGAGCAGTTGTCATCCATATCCTCATCCACTGCCCGCCCTTATCTGAGCGAGCCGGACGACGGGGAGGTCGACACCATCATCCGTGAGGCCGAGGCCCTCCTCCTCTCCTGGTTGTCTGAAGGGGGGAGACCATGA
- a CDS encoding AAA family ATPase, with product MKISSLYIDGFGKFRDWKPPAPFGEGLTAIHGPNEAGKTTLLAFIRRMLYGFPDGRRKDLNHYSPINGGTIGGRLEIRGEDGQEYVLSRSGVRGDPLLTRPDGTAVRGMSPSSLLGPCDQVFYENVCAIGLGELQEVSTLSRDEIRERLAAAGAGNLPVRAVADALESSAAEIYTLKGKKKRINTLVKDLKAVETEVRSIQKSQQDYDPINDAILQKREAVSEEEKRRKRIEDEIAYCTALGQAWEAFAERKEGCDRLRSIPEIEPFPDGALEDLGRIETDLQRLGEERDDQKADCERLKGDIGSVVLRDEVLERADAIRALERTVERYHTQEKEHTSTAAELEQKQDDLDRALRDLGEGWNAESVLGFDTSVPVREEAKALRERLAGSATACAAAQSRHEAAEAEAREKRENREGLQRQRDAIPPSALRDAVLDQADRIRTIERTVERYLVQGKDLGGLQSELRQKQGELDRMLRDLGGDWDVERVTGFDASVPAREDHKNLRDRLSVSAQARDLEGSRCEAAEKDVAEKREHLGDLQKQRNAFGEVPDPATARTRLGWCREMVDGVQQLQDLEGRRQSILQEQARAREIVASLGAAPALPAWPAVLVVLSAVVVVGWGYLGGALQAAGVVAVLLLVAAAALFRARDGRAPAPGAEGAAEQYAGERETLAGQRRHVEEERENLEERIRSRAAMLGVGPLPSRGEAGEVLHACEDAVTAADRASDLDRDIAHAAEVSERAGKTLETRRQALEEAHTEYLAALDAWKGWCRQRALPETMNPDLVPDLIALIRQAAALAAGIQEMREREAIQAAEVRGFEEEVQGVVAICREVADGSTEAPGAIAGVESDRGGDATRRAAETLIRLMEDASAQAAKVSALDRDIVRAAEASERAEVSREAAQAALTQARTERLAALDAWKDWCRQRALPETTDPDLVPDLIAGIGQAATLCAGIEEVKRKMAGQSGDIRSFAEEVVSVADACNEPSDGPPDTVLEGLIRVLNVEEEARREYAALARQLKEKGEKLERTSVRYDAKKADLEALLRGQGAETLEEFRRLEALSRQRAEVARGIKDAESAIRRISGEERYPAFMAALETYDPVGMPVYRQEKEAELAAVRDRISHYHHEIGILTERCSGIESDGELTLLLSRAAALEEEIRQVSRQWAVYTAASGLLGMAVETFERERQPEILREAQAFFSRITDGRYTRVVRPLDGSEMYVEERSGGRKGIDELSRGTAEQLYLALRFGYIRDYATSSLAVPVIFDDILVNFDPVRRQNACLAIADLAETCQVLYFTCHPETLESLTAAVPDAVVVDLCGGV from the coding sequence ATGAAGATCTCATCCCTCTATATCGACGGATTTGGAAAGTTCCGGGACTGGAAACCCCCCGCCCCCTTCGGCGAGGGGCTGACGGCGATCCACGGCCCGAATGAGGCGGGGAAGACGACCCTGCTCGCCTTCATCCGCCGGATGCTCTATGGGTTCCCCGACGGGAGAAGGAAAGATCTGAACCATTATTCCCCGATCAACGGTGGCACGATCGGCGGCAGGCTGGAGATTCGGGGAGAGGACGGTCAGGAGTACGTCCTCTCCCGCAGCGGCGTCCGGGGGGATCCCCTCCTCACCCGTCCCGACGGCACGGCGGTAAGGGGGATGTCGCCGTCGTCCTTGCTCGGGCCGTGTGACCAGGTATTTTATGAGAATGTGTGTGCGATCGGGCTCGGCGAACTGCAGGAGGTCTCGACGCTCAGTCGGGACGAGATCAGAGAGCGTCTGGCCGCAGCGGGTGCCGGCAACCTCCCGGTCCGTGCGGTTGCGGACGCTCTTGAGAGTTCTGCGGCCGAGATCTATACGCTCAAGGGGAAGAAGAAGCGGATCAATACCCTGGTCAAAGACCTGAAAGCGGTCGAGACAGAGGTCCGCAGCATCCAGAAGAGCCAGCAGGACTACGATCCGATCAACGACGCAATCCTCCAGAAGAGGGAGGCCGTTTCCGAAGAGGAGAAGAGACGGAAGAGGATCGAAGATGAGATCGCCTATTGCACCGCCCTCGGGCAGGCCTGGGAGGCGTTTGCCGAACGAAAGGAGGGATGTGATCGCCTCCGCTCCATCCCAGAGATCGAACCGTTCCCTGATGGTGCCCTGGAGGACCTGGGCCGGATCGAGACCGATCTCCAGCGGCTCGGAGAGGAGCGTGACGACCAGAAGGCGGACTGCGAACGGCTGAAGGGAGATATTGGCTCCGTCGTGCTGAGGGATGAGGTGCTGGAGCGGGCCGACGCCATTCGTGCACTCGAACGGACGGTCGAACGCTACCATACGCAGGAGAAGGAACATACCAGCACCGCAGCTGAACTGGAGCAGAAGCAGGACGACCTCGATCGGGCGCTCCGGGACCTCGGTGAGGGCTGGAACGCGGAGAGTGTCCTTGGATTTGATACCTCGGTCCCGGTCAGGGAGGAGGCGAAGGCACTCCGGGAACGGCTGGCAGGGAGTGCAACCGCCTGTGCTGCTGCGCAGTCACGCCATGAAGCGGCAGAGGCGGAGGCCAGGGAGAAAAGGGAGAATCGTGAGGGGCTGCAGCGGCAGCGGGATGCGATCCCTCCGAGTGCGCTACGGGATGCGGTGCTGGACCAGGCCGATAGGATCCGCACGATCGAGCGTACCGTTGAACGCTACCTCGTCCAGGGAAAGGACCTGGGGGGGCTTCAGAGCGAATTGCGCCAGAAACAGGGCGAACTCGACAGGATGCTCCGGGACCTCGGCGGCGACTGGGACGTGGAGCGGGTCACCGGTTTTGATGCCTCGGTTCCTGCCAGGGAAGACCACAAAAATCTCCGCGATCGCCTGAGTGTGAGTGCACAGGCCCGTGACCTCGAGGGCTCCCGGTGTGAGGCGGCAGAGAAGGACGTCGCTGAGAAGAGGGAGCATCTGGGGGACCTGCAGAAACAAAGGAACGCATTCGGCGAAGTTCCGGACCCGGCGACGGCCCGCACACGGTTAGGTTGGTGCCGGGAGATGGTGGATGGGGTCCAGCAGCTCCAGGACCTGGAGGGGCGGCGTCAGTCGATCCTGCAGGAGCAGGCGAGGGCCCGGGAGATCGTCGCCTCGCTCGGCGCCGCCCCGGCGCTCCCCGCATGGCCCGCCGTGCTGGTGGTGCTCTCGGCCGTTGTGGTCGTCGGATGGGGGTATCTTGGCGGGGCGCTCCAGGCTGCCGGGGTCGTCGCTGTTCTTCTGCTCGTGGCTGCAGCCGCCCTTTTCCGTGCAAGAGACGGCAGGGCTCCTGCCCCTGGCGCGGAGGGAGCGGCGGAGCAGTATGCCGGGGAGAGAGAAACGCTTGCCGGGCAGCGGCGGCATGTCGAGGAGGAGCGGGAGAACCTGGAGGAACGGATACGGTCCCGTGCCGCCATGCTCGGCGTCGGTCCCCTCCCCTCACGGGGGGAGGCCGGCGAGGTCCTGCACGCATGTGAGGATGCGGTCACTGCGGCGGACAGGGCATCTGATCTCGATCGCGATATCGCCCATGCGGCTGAGGTTTCAGAGCGGGCGGGCAAAACGCTTGAAACGAGGCGGCAGGCCCTGGAAGAGGCCCACACCGAATATCTGGCCGCCCTGGACGCCTGGAAGGGCTGGTGCCGGCAGCGGGCTCTCCCGGAGACGATGAACCCGGATCTTGTGCCAGACCTCATCGCCCTGATCCGGCAGGCGGCCGCCCTTGCCGCCGGGATCCAGGAGATGAGGGAGCGAGAGGCGATCCAGGCTGCGGAGGTCCGGGGCTTTGAAGAGGAGGTGCAGGGGGTCGTCGCCATCTGCAGGGAGGTTGCGGACGGTTCAACGGAGGCCCCGGGAGCTATCGCTGGAGTTGAGTCAGACCGCGGCGGTGATGCCACCCGCCGGGCGGCCGAGACACTGATCCGTCTTATGGAGGACGCCAGCGCCCAGGCGGCGAAGGTGTCTGCCCTCGATCGGGATATCGTCCGTGCGGCGGAGGCCTCAGAGCGGGCGGAGGTATCGCGTGAGGCGGCACAAGCGGCCCTGACACAGGCCCGCACCGAACGCCTGGCCGCCCTGGACGCCTGGAAGGATTGGTGCCGGCAGCGGGCCCTCCCGGAGACGACAGACCCCGATCTGGTCCCTGACCTCATCGCCGGGATCGGGCAGGCCGCCACTCTCTGCGCCGGGATCGAGGAGGTGAAGAGGAAGATGGCGGGACAGTCCGGGGACATTCGCTCCTTTGCAGAGGAGGTCGTCTCGGTGGCAGATGCCTGCAACGAACCGTCGGACGGGCCCCCTGACACCGTCCTGGAGGGGCTGATCCGGGTGCTCAACGTCGAGGAAGAGGCGAGGAGAGAGTATGCTGCCCTGGCCAGACAGCTGAAGGAGAAGGGCGAGAAACTGGAGAGGACATCTGTCCGATATGATGCGAAGAAGGCGGACCTTGAAGCCCTGCTCAGGGGACAGGGCGCAGAGACGCTGGAGGAGTTCCGCAGGCTGGAGGCCCTCTCACGTCAGAGGGCGGAGGTTGCGAGGGGTATCAAGGACGCCGAATCTGCGATCCGGCGGATCAGCGGGGAGGAGCGCTACCCTGCGTTCATGGCTGCGCTTGAGACCTATGATCCCGTCGGGATGCCGGTGTATCGTCAGGAGAAGGAGGCGGAGCTGGCGGCGGTCCGCGATCGGATCAGTCATTACCACCATGAGATCGGGATCCTGACAGAACGGTGTTCGGGGATCGAGAGTGATGGGGAACTCACCCTCCTCCTCTCCCGTGCGGCCGCCTTGGAGGAGGAGATCCGGCAGGTCTCCAGGCAGTGGGCGGTCTATACCGCGGCTTCCGGGCTCCTCGGAATGGCGGTGGAGACCTTTGAGCGGGAGCGTCAGCCCGAGATTCTGAGGGAGGCGCAGGCGTTCTTCTCCCGGATCACGGATGGCAGGTATACGCGGGTGGTCAGGCCGCTTGACGGTTCTGAGATGTATGTCGAGGAGCGGAGCGGGGGGCGGAAAGGGATCGACGAACTCTCCAGGGGGACGGCGGAACAGCTCTATCTTGCGCTGCGGTTCGGGTATATCCGGGACTATGCGACCTCGTCCCTGGCGGTGCCGGTGATCTTTGATGATATTCTCGTGAACTTCGATCCGGTCCGCCGGCAGAATGCCTGTCTGGCGATCGCCGATCTGGCGGAGACCTGCCAGGTCCTCTATTTCACCTGCCACCCGGAGACGCTCGAGAGCCTGACGGCGGCGGTCCCTGATGCGGTGGTGGTGGACCTCTGCGGGGGTGTTTAA
- a CDS encoding EVE domain-containing protein, protein MTRWLAISNRTNSDVTVKKHLWGVPKRAINQISKTRPGDTLLVYVGQQVIDRDTTLPPAITGCFEITSEVYEDAKPIFTAPPKLGNEVFPLRIKLKTVEIFDPPVEFKPLIPRLQFITNKKQWSGHIRGQAMRAIPEEDYTYIMKAAETPRG, encoded by the coding sequence ATGACCCGCTGGCTCGCCATCTCCAACCGCACAAACTCAGACGTCACCGTCAAAAAACACCTCTGGGGCGTCCCGAAACGCGCCATCAACCAGATCAGCAAAACCCGCCCAGGCGACACCCTCCTCGTCTATGTCGGGCAGCAGGTGATCGACAGGGACACCACCCTCCCGCCGGCGATCACCGGGTGCTTCGAGATCACCTCTGAGGTCTATGAGGACGCGAAACCGATCTTCACCGCCCCCCCAAAACTCGGGAACGAGGTCTTCCCCCTCAGGATCAAACTGAAGACGGTCGAGATCTTCGACCCCCCGGTGGAGTTCAAGCCTCTCATCCCACGGTTGCAGTTCATCACCAACAAAAAGCAGTGGTCAGGGCATATCAGGGGGCAGGCGATGCGCGCGATCCCCGAAGAGGACTACACGTATATCATGAAAGCGGCAGAGACGCCGCGGGGTTAA
- a CDS encoding AAA family ATPase — protein sequence MKISSLYIDGFGKFQNWKPSTSFGDGLTAIVGSNEAGKTTLLTFIRRMLYGFPDGRKKDLNHYTPINGGTIGGRLEIQGEDGREYILSRTGIRGSPSLTYADGTTARGSTLSSLLGPCDQIFYENVCAIGLGELQEISTLRRDEIRDRLAAAGAGNLPVRDVATSLQTSADEIYAVRGKKKRINALVSDLKEVEANISTVKKNQREYDQINEEINRMRGAVAEEERKQKTVEEEITYFKALGQAWEAFTEREDARNILSTIPETEPFPGDALEKINQAENEVRRLETEYDDLTKEHTGLKEEIGHCVVRGEVVDQADTIHALEPKTEWYRSQMADLNTISKNNQGIFYPQFTAKTRFLFSASPRGHVFKTGVFR from the coding sequence ATGAAGATCTCATCCCTATACATTGACGGATTTGGGAAATTCCAAAACTGGAAGCCCTCCACCTCCTTTGGCGACGGCTTGACAGCGATCGTCGGTTCGAATGAGGCAGGAAAAACAACTCTCCTCACCTTCATTCGCCGCATGCTCTATGGTTTTCCAGATGGAAGGAAGAAAGATCTGAACCATTACACCCCGATCAATGGTGGGACGATCGGGGGCAGGCTGGAGATCCAGGGAGAAGACGGCAGGGAGTACATCCTATCCCGCACCGGTATTAGAGGCAGTCCCTCTCTCACCTATGCCGACGGTACCACCGCGAGGGGCTCGACACTCTCCTCCCTTCTTGGCCCCTGTGACCAGATCTTTTACGAGAACGTCTGTGCGATCGGGCTCGGGGAGTTGCAGGAGATCTCGACACTCAGAAGAGATGAGATCAGGGACAGACTGGCTGCTGCAGGTGCCGGAAACCTCCCTGTCCGGGATGTTGCAACCTCCCTTCAGACCTCTGCAGATGAGATCTATGCGGTCCGGGGAAAGAAAAAAAGGATCAATGCCCTGGTATCAGACCTGAAAGAGGTCGAGGCGAATATCAGCACCGTAAAGAAGAATCAGAGGGAGTACGATCAGATCAACGAGGAAATCAACCGGATGAGAGGGGCGGTTGCAGAGGAAGAGAGGAAGCAGAAAACTGTCGAAGAAGAGATTACGTACTTCAAGGCTCTCGGGCAGGCATGGGAGGCATTTACCGAACGAGAAGATGCCCGCAACATTCTGAGCACAATTCCAGAGACCGAGCCTTTTCCGGGCGATGCCCTGGAGAAAATCAATCAGGCAGAGAATGAGGTCCGGAGACTTGAAACGGAGTATGATGACCTGACTAAAGAGCACACCGGTTTAAAAGAAGAGATTGGCCACTGCGTGGTCAGGGGAGAGGTTGTCGATCAAGCCGACACCATACATGCACTTGAACCGAAGACCGAGTGGTACCGATCTCAGATGGCCGATCTAAATACGATCTCTAAAAATAATCAGGGTATATTTTATCCACAATTTACTGCAAAAACCAGATTCTTATTTTCTGCCTCTCCCCGGGGCCATGTCTTCAAGACAGGGGTGTTCCGGTAG
- a CDS encoding metallophosphoesterase family protein, whose amino-acid sequence MRGRKELEKYWDLSDATYSAWKEIIDLCIREAVDFLLIAGDVYDSADQNIRAQLQFKEGLKRLGENGITAYIVHGNHDADDAWSKSIAMPENAVIFSSKKPESVIHRDKEGRPIAAIIGMSFATAHIRDNLAELFPRREMKWPYTIGLLHCSVGGGYGHEPYAPCSIQDLRRCGYDYWALGHIHQPTVIDDGDSRIVYAGNPQGRDMGETGERGCRLVTVGADGTIEVEVVRTCGYLWQEIEIDASGCEDLGILEDHIRMDLSILSDREGVPLVGRLVLTGATVLHHELVVGGGVVALTGRLREDQPGGRYPVYPERIICQTVPVIDRNVALARDDILGEICRQSDAAVSKGGERTRLREEISSLYRSYAQSYTSEPDDEEFDTIIGEAEAMLLSCLSEGGKE is encoded by the coding sequence ATGAGAGGGAGGAAGGAATTAGAGAAGTACTGGGACCTGTCCGATGCAACCTACAGTGCCTGGAAAGAGATAATAGACCTCTGTATCAGGGAAGCGGTCGACTTCCTCCTGATCGCAGGCGATGTCTACGATAGTGCAGACCAGAACATCCGGGCGCAACTCCAGTTCAAAGAGGGTCTTAAACGGTTAGGTGAGAACGGCATCACCGCATACATCGTCCATGGCAACCATGACGCCGACGACGCGTGGTCAAAATCGATCGCAATGCCAGAGAATGCCGTCATCTTCTCATCCAAAAAACCGGAGTCCGTCATCCATCGTGACAAGGAAGGCAGACCCATCGCTGCTATCATAGGAATGAGTTTTGCAACAGCCCATATTCGCGACAACCTTGCAGAACTCTTCCCCCGACGGGAGATGAAATGGCCTTACACGATAGGCCTTCTCCACTGCAGCGTCGGAGGAGGATACGGCCATGAACCATATGCCCCCTGCAGTATTCAGGATCTCAGACGTTGCGGGTACGACTACTGGGCACTGGGCCATATCCATCAACCCACAGTCATCGATGATGGTGACTCGCGCATTGTCTATGCCGGCAACCCACAGGGACGAGACATGGGAGAGACTGGCGAGCGGGGGTGCCGTCTCGTGACGGTTGGTGCTGATGGCACCATAGAGGTGGAGGTTGTCAGGACCTGCGGATATCTCTGGCAGGAGATCGAGATCGATGCCAGCGGGTGTGAAGATCTCGGGATCCTTGAGGACCATATCCGAATGGATCTCTCCATTTTATCTGACAGAGAAGGAGTCCCTCTTGTTGGTCGACTCGTCCTCACCGGTGCGACAGTTCTTCACCACGAACTCGTCGTGGGAGGCGGGGTTGTTGCACTCACAGGTCGGCTGAGAGAGGATCAGCCAGGCGGCCGGTATCCTGTCTATCCAGAACGGATCATTTGCCAGACAGTCCCTGTCATCGACCGCAATGTAGCCCTTGCCCGTGACGATATCCTCGGAGAGATCTGTCGGCAGAGCGACGCGGCGGTATCAAAAGGGGGAGAACGAACCCGCTTGAGAGAGGAGATATCCTCCCTCTATAGATCCTATGCCCAGTCATATACGAGCGAACCAGATGACGAGGAATTCGACACGATCATTGGTGAAGCCGAGGCCATGCTCCTCTCATGTTTGTCTGAAGGAGGGAAAGAATGA
- a CDS encoding DUF365 domain-containing protein, producing the protein MTEITGVTFPIPKPYMARFFEDGKTVFIKPATVFKELKPGMRLVFYQSHEDTGYVGEARIKRVIITDDPLTFFETFGDAVFLTREEVKAYVQKQERWKDVRVRKGEEKKKAWIALELEKIRRYETVQKPKRFVPIGGKYLRE; encoded by the coding sequence ATGACCGAGATCACCGGCGTCACCTTCCCCATCCCAAAACCCTACATGGCCCGCTTCTTCGAGGATGGCAAGACCGTCTTCATCAAACCGGCCACCGTCTTCAAAGAACTCAAGCCCGGCATGCGACTCGTCTTCTACCAGTCCCACGAGGACACCGGCTATGTCGGCGAGGCCAGGATCAAACGGGTCATCATCACCGACGACCCCCTCACCTTCTTCGAGACCTTCGGCGACGCCGTCTTCCTCACGCGGGAGGAGGTGAAGGCATACGTCCAGAAACAGGAGCGCTGGAAGGATGTCCGGGTCAGGAAGGGGGAAGAAAAAAAGAAAGCCTGGATAGCCCTCGAACTGGAGAAGATCCGCCGGTATGAAACAGTCCAGAAACCCAAGAGGTTCGTCCCGATCGGCGGAAAGTATCTGAGGGAATAG
- a CDS encoding ISH3 family transposase: MPLPKSRVTCRKSNILKPKDCCAPVVSALDQHLTIPIQGKLTQTDLISSLVGMAVMNQSVHSITHILDRVPCETSVRYHLKKLDMADLEQNNTSILTTHMHHVLKPGYAYQFAIDFTNDPYYGSTDEENEAYIVRSKRKKSTNEFYSYITLYVTTRNRQMTLAVFPVRRDTSKVGYIAQCLDRITELGLRIEVLCLDREFYTRKVLGFLMDVQVPFIVPVRKHGKRMKQVLQGTHSRYAEYRMHGKPVLVLKIAIAVKYAKGKRGKRGVENLGYVVGNLRWNPHRVHQTYRSRFSIESSYRMRNQVKPRTSTKNPVIRYLYAIISFLLKNIWIDILWKHFSPAKQGPQTIEVRGFRFSSFMCIIWEAIRTSMRGARAIPVLRYPV; the protein is encoded by the coding sequence ATGCCTTTACCTAAATCGAGGGTGACCTGCAGAAAGAGCAACATTCTGAAACCTAAAGACTGTTGCGCCCCTGTTGTTTCGGCACTGGATCAGCATCTAACCATTCCCATTCAGGGAAAACTCACTCAAACGGACTTGATTTCTTCTCTGGTCGGCATGGCTGTAATGAATCAGTCAGTTCACTCAATCACCCACATCCTGGATCGGGTACCGTGCGAAACGTCCGTTCGCTACCACCTCAAAAAACTCGATATGGCCGATTTGGAACAGAATAACACCTCGATCCTCACCACCCATATGCACCACGTCCTCAAACCTGGGTACGCCTATCAGTTTGCGATTGACTTTACCAACGATCCGTACTACGGGTCAACCGATGAGGAGAATGAGGCCTATATCGTGCGAAGTAAGCGTAAAAAGTCAACAAATGAGTTTTATTCCTACATCACTCTGTATGTGACCACCAGGAACCGGCAGATGACGCTGGCCGTGTTCCCGGTGCGCCGGGATACCTCGAAGGTCGGATACATCGCGCAATGTCTCGATCGGATCACTGAACTCGGTCTTCGCATCGAAGTTCTCTGCCTGGATCGGGAGTTCTACACCCGGAAGGTGCTCGGGTTTCTGATGGACGTCCAGGTGCCGTTCATCGTTCCTGTCAGGAAACACGGGAAAAGGATGAAACAAGTCCTCCAGGGAACACACTCCCGGTATGCTGAATATCGGATGCACGGAAAACCGGTGCTGGTCCTGAAGATTGCGATTGCCGTGAAGTATGCAAAAGGAAAACGGGGTAAGCGCGGCGTTGAGAATCTGGGTTACGTCGTGGGAAACCTCCGGTGGAATCCCCATCGGGTCCATCAGACCTATCGGTCCAGGTTCTCGATTGAATCGTCCTATCGGATGCGCAACCAGGTGAAACCCCGTACGAGCACAAAAAACCCGGTCATCCGGTATCTCTACGCCATAATATCGTTCCTCCTCAAGAATATCTGGATCGATATACTCTGGAAGCACTTTTCCCCCGCGAAACAGGGACCACAAACCATTGAGGTGCGCGGCTTCCGGTTCAGCTCCTTCATGTGCATAATCTGGGAGGCGATCCGCACATCGATGAGGGGTGCCAGAGCCATTCCTGTGTTAAGGTATCCTGTTTAG